CCGCGTGAGCATCGCCGTGCTCGATGGCACCGAGACCGATGGACAGCTGGCCGCATTGGGCGAGGATGTGTTCCGCTATTTCGGACTGGGCTGCCGAAACGTGAGCAAATTGCTGGTGCCGCGCAGCTTCGACCTCGATCGGATATTCAGGGCCTTCTACCCCTGGTCGGCGATCGTCCACCACAACAAGTACGGCAACAACTACGACTACACGCGCGCGCTCTGGCTGCTCGACCGCGTGCCTTTCCTCGAGAACGGCTTCTTGCTCATGAAGGAGGATGCCGCATTGGCGAGCCCGGTTGCGGCGCTCTTCTACCAGCGCTACGACCGCAAGGAAGAGGCGCTCGCGTACATCGAGGCCAACCAGCAGAAGATCCAGTGCGTGGTGGCGCGCGATGGCATCGCCTTCGGGGAGGCCCAGCACCCGGCCCTGAGCGACTACGCTGATGGAGTGGATACCCTTCGTTTCCTGCTCGGGTTGGGCTGATCAGGGCACATAGTCGTAGCAGCCCAGGTCGGGCAGTCCATCTGCGCCCCGTGCCACGCCGTCCAGATCGAGGAAGGGGCCTGCGCCGTCGGCCTTGTCCCGGGCAAAGGCTGAGGAAGTGAGGTGGAAGTCGCGGTCGGTCACGCTCACGAAGCCGTGGTTCTGGTTCCGGTAGATGTTCAGCGGGTCGAAGAAATCGCCGGTCGTGCTCTGATCGGTCTTCAGCATCATGCGGTCGAAGAGAAGGTCCGGCGTGGCCAGCGCATCGAACTCGAGCTTGAACTCGTTGGTGTTCGCTCCATGGATGATGCTGTTCTTGAATACGCTGGTGTCGATGTCCCGGACCTGCAAAGTGCCGGTGATGTCCGCGTAAGTGTTGGTCATGATGAAAGCCGGCGTGTTGCGGATGCCGTAGCTCCAGTAGTTGGCCACGGTCATGTGCCGGAACCGGTACGCGCCGCCACCGGTGAGCGCCAGGCAATATTGACCGCAATCACTCACCAGCAGGTTGGCGGCATCGATCCGGTAATTGCGGCTCAGTATCCCCGCGGCGCTGCAGTTGCGGATCTTCACGTCCTCCAGGATCAGCTTGGCCTGGCTGGTCACCGCATCTGGCACTCCAGGCCAGGTCTCGCATTGCACGCCCACCAACGCGTTCTTGATGACGACATTCTTCAACTTGTTGTCGCCGCCGGCCGGGCCATCGTTGATCCAGATCCGATCCCACTGGCCGGGCAATTCGGCATAGAGCGCCTCGAGGCGGTCGCTTTGGAAGGTGATCGGACTGCTCACATCGCCATTGGCTTCGATCTGTCCCCATCGATAGATCCACAGGCCGCCTCCGCCATGAACATGCACGCGGACACCAGGGTCGATGATGAGCTTGCTGCAGGAGTCGACCACCGCATAACCGTAGATCACGTAGGGCTTGTCGTTTGGCCAGGTCACGGTCTCGCAGATGCTGTTGCCATTGTCATCGAGCCCTGCGATGATGCTGTAGGCGGGCAGGCCGCTTGGGAAATTGTCGGGCCTGAAGTAGTGCGCATCCTGCCCCCAAGCAACCAGTTTCACCTTCTGTTCGGTGCCGTTGGTGAGGAACACGATGTGGTCCTCATGGATCAGCGGAGTGCTCTGCCCGGTCTGGTCCAGGCTCGCTTCCACGAAGACATAAATGCTGTCGCCTCCCAGGATCTCCACATCCTGGAAACTGGTGCCTGCGGCGCCATCGACATTGATCCGGAAGGGGGAGGGGCTGCCGCCTTCGAGAGCGATATCGACCCGCACCCCTTGCGAATCGGGGTTGCGCACCCGGAATCGCTTGGTCACCGAGAAGGGGTTCTGGGTAAAAACGGTGTCGAACAGCACCTCGGCCTGGCTGAAATCCAAGGTCACGGGGTCGTCCGTGAAGAGCTTGTCCTTGCGGCAATTGACCAGCAGTACTGCAGCAGCTAGGAAGGGGAGGAGGCGGGTGAGCTTCAAGGCGGGCAAATATGGCCGGAACCGAATGCCCATACGCACGGTCGGGCAGATCATTGCCTAAGGGTGTCTCCGGAGCTTGCCTGAATGAGGTTAACAGCTACATTTGCGCCCCGCTCGCAGGAGGGCGGCATTAACGAGACAAGGCCATGAAGAAAGGCATCCATCCCGAGAACTACCGCACGGTGGTTTTCAAGGACATGAGCAACGAGTACATGTTCCTCGGCAAGAGCTGCGCTGCCACCAAGGACAGCATGAAATGGGAGGACGGCAACGAGTACCCCCTGATCAAGCTCGACATCAGCTACACCAGCCATCCCTTCTACACCGGCAAGATGATGCTGGTCGACACCGCAGGCCGCGTGGACAAGTTCAAGAAGCGCTTCGCCAGGCACACCGAGAAGCGTGACGCAGCGGCTTCCTCTGCCGAATAAGGCACGACCCTGAAATGAAAAGCCCCCGGCGACGGGGGCTTTTTCGTTGTTCGATATGCCGGTCAAACCCGGTGCTTGTCTTCTTTGCCCACCCCGGCACGGATCATTTCCAGCGCCTGTGCGATACGGCGCTTCCGGGTCTCGTCCTGCTTGGCGTCGGTGACCCATTCCACGTATTCCTTCTTATGGGAGTAGCTGAAATTCTCCCAGTGCGCCCACG
The DNA window shown above is from Flavobacteriales bacterium and carries:
- a CDS encoding type B 50S ribosomal protein L31 encodes the protein MKKGIHPENYRTVVFKDMSNEYMFLGKSCAATKDSMKWEDGNEYPLIKLDISYTSHPFYTGKMMLVDTAGRVDKFKKRFARHTEKRDAAASSAE